In Syntrophotaleaceae bacterium, the DNA window TCACGACATCGGCTTCATCACTCAGTACATCACCCGCGTGGCCTGCCTAAATCGACGGCTGGTCTGCCACGAAACGGCGAAAATCACCGGCGCGATCATCGAACAGCTCTACGGGGCCCCGGTGCGCCTGGTGCAGCACAACTCGCTCATACACGGACACGAATGAAATATGGAAAATTTTTTCGACGCCCTCTTCACCCAGACCTTTATGCAGAATGCCCTGGTCGGAGGTCTGCTGGCCGCCGTCGCCTGCGGTATCGCCGGCGCCTATGTCGTGGTCAAACGGATCGGCTACATGGCCGGCGGTATCGCCCACGCAGTCCTCGGTGGCATGGGCCTGGCCTATTTCCTGGGCCGCAGCCCGGTGACCGGGGCCATCATCACCGCCATTGTCGCCGCCCTGATCATCGGCTGGGTAGGTCTCTACTGGCGCCAGCAGGAGGATACCGCCATCAGCGCCCTCTGGGCCGTTGGCATGGCCGCCGGCGTCCTGCTCATTTCCGCCACCCCCGGCTATACGGTGGATCTGATGAGCTACCTTTTCGGCAACATCCTGATGATTCCCCGCGAAAATCTTTACCTGATCTTCGGTCTCGACCTGGCCATCGTGATTTTCGTCGTGCTTTTCTACAAACAGCTGCTGGCAGTCTCCTTCGACGAAGAATTCGCTGAACTGCGCCAGGTGCGGGTCAAACTTTTTTCCCTGCTGCTGCTCTGTCTTGTGGCCCTGACCGTGGTCATCCTGATCCAGGTGGTCGGCCTGATCCTGGTCATTGCCCTGCTCGCCCTGCCGGCCGCCATCGCCGGCCAGTTCGTCCACTCCCTCGGCAAAATAATGCTCGTCGCCATGGCCCTCGGCGCCCTTTTCACCACCGGGGGGCTGGCCTTCTCCTACCAGTACGACCTCCCCTCCGGCGCCGCCACCGTCCTCCTCACCGGCCTCGTCTACCTGTTGGCCATCATCGGGCAGGCCGTGTGGAATAAATTGCAGGTGGATCGTCGGGTGAAGGGTGAAGGGTGAGGGGTAAATTCAGGAGCCAGAACCGATCCCGAGTGAACAGGGGCTACCGACCGGCGGATTCGGCCGACACCCGATAGATCCCCGCACCCTCCCCCTCGCTGGTCACAAACCAGCTCATCCCATCGGCGGAAAAACAGGCCGCTTCGCGCTGCGGTAGCGCGAACAGATCGGGTAACTCCACTTTCTGAGGTTGGCGGGCCAGGATGGCGATCCAGGTTTCACCCTTTTGGCGGCGGAAAAGGTAAGCATGCCGGTAAGTCAGGACCAGCAAAGTTCCACCGTCCGGAGACAGATCCATGGCGGTCGGCTGGGAACGGAACTGGCCGTGAGGCAGCAGGAGGTCGAAGGACGCGGGCGGCGGAATGGTTTCCAATAGAGCGACGGGAGTGGCGACCACGGGATGGTCGCTTGCGGGAATCTCAAGGGGCAATTCATAAAGAACCGGCGGTTCCGTCCGTTTGCTGAGGAGCAGAATCTTCCCCGCCTTTTCGTCAACAGCGACCGCCTCGCAATCCCGGGGACCTTCCGGATAGGTCAGGGACAGGCTCCAGGCGGGGCGGATCTCCCCGGCAAAACGCCCCTTCGAATCAGGCACCGGTTCACGGAAAAAATGGAGCACCACAAGAGGGCGCTGGCCACGATTGTCGCCGACGTCGGCCACCAGCAGCCAGTTTTCACCCCGCCAGGAAAAAGCCGCCAGATCCTCCCAGTCGACGTTGGCCGCCCCCTTGACCAACACCTCGCCAAGAGAAACACCTCTTTGGTCAAAAGCGAACAGCAGAGGCTGATTGCCGCTGTCGTTCACGGCCCAGAGCACGCCGGGGTGCCGTCGGGAAGCGGCCAGGCCGGAAGCTTCGGTCAAACCGCTCGACTGCAGGTGACCGGCCTTGCTGAAGACAAAACGGACCGGTGCGGGACCACCGGGGGCACAGCCGGCGAGGGCGAGAAGCAGCATCAGAAAGCCGATGATTGAACCCCGAATCATTTCGGTCACCCGATGTTCCGCAGTGCACACAGCAGTTCCTCGGCGCTCAATCCGGTCTGCACCACTTGACCGAACCCTTCCCCTTCCCGCCTGAGCAGATTGTAGCGGGCTTCCTTCCCCTCCACGGCCTTGTGCGTCCCGATAATGCCGTAGTCGGCCAGTTGCGGCTGGGTGCAGCCGTTGGGGCAGCCGGAAACAGCCCAGCTCATATGCCGACCCTTTTCTCCAAGAATATTCTCCAGGCGGGAGGCCAGATCCCGGGTCGGCACCAGCCCCTTGATGCAGGCATGGCTGCCGGGGCAGACCCGGCACTTCAGAGCCGGTTCCGTCCGCAAAAGACCAATTTCCTGCAAGGCGTTCCGGAGGCGCTCCTCATCAACCCCTTCGCCGACGGAGACCAGCAGGTTCTGCTCGCGGCTGACGACGAGGAAGCCGTCTCCCAGCTCCCCTGCAACAGCCGCGGCCTGCCGCAGGTCCTCGGCCCGCAACTGACCGGCGGGTGCCGGCACCTCGATCCATCCCCGGGAGCCGGGGGCGATCTGCTCGCCGAACTGGTCATCAAGGGCGGTGGCCAATGGGCAGGGCGCCGTACCCGATGTCTCTGCGGCGAGGAGATTGCGAAATTCCGATTCACCGATGTCCGCCAGCAGATGCTTCAGCCGCTTGCCGGCAGGGGTATGCCGATGGTAGACCCGCACCACCCCTTCGATGA includes these proteins:
- a CDS encoding nitrite/sulfite reductase, producing MSDNENFDYQSLKLNGIYQQNAAGDLMLRVKLPAGILSCIQATSLSALAVRFGGGLLHLTSRANVELHGLRLKQLPEVFRRLESVGLITRGACGGAVRGVTCGIEGPGSFARIQMLARRLQEHFTGNPRFEGLPKKFKISVENGYQGARHLCQDLAVVYLGREGERELCDVWVAGGLGRQPREAFLLANRVPVERLLPLIEGVVRVYHRHTPAGKRLKHLLADIGESEFRNLLAAETSGTAPCPLATALDDQFGEQIAPGSRGWIEVPAPAGQLRAEDLRQAAAVAGELGDGFLVVSREQNLLVSVGEGVDEERLRNALQEIGLLRTEPALKCRVCPGSHACIKGLVPTRDLASRLENILGEKGRHMSWAVSGCPNGCTQPQLADYGIIGTHKAVEGKEARYNLLRREGEGFGQVVQTGLSAEELLCALRNIG
- a CDS encoding metal ABC transporter permease, yielding MENFFDALFTQTFMQNALVGGLLAAVACGIAGAYVVVKRIGYMAGGIAHAVLGGMGLAYFLGRSPVTGAIITAIVAALIIGWVGLYWRQQEDTAISALWAVGMAAGVLLISATPGYTVDLMSYLFGNILMIPRENLYLIFGLDLAIVIFVVLFYKQLLAVSFDEEFAELRQVRVKLFSLLLLCLVALTVVILIQVVGLILVIALLALPAAIAGQFVHSLGKIMLVAMALGALFTTGGLAFSYQYDLPSGAATVLLTGLVYLLAIIGQAVWNKLQVDRRVKGEG